Part of the Bacteroidota bacterium genome is shown below.
TGTGATTTTATCAGCATACATGATCACTTTGCCATTCAGATTCCGTGCGGCACGGCCTGCAGTCTGGGTAAGCGAACGTTCTGAACGCAGGAATCCTTCCTTGTCCGCGTCGAGAATAGCAACCAGCGATACTTCGGGCAAATCCAATCCTTCCCTAAGCAGGTTGACACCAACCAGCACATCAAATGCACCATTGCGCAGGCTGTCAAGAATATCAATCCGGTCAAGGGTTTCGACATCGGAATGGATATAACGGCAACGCACCCCGTAACGGGTCAGGTAAGCTGTAAGCTCTTCGGCCATACGCTTGGTCAGGGTTGTAACCAGTATCCTTTCGTTTTTTCTGGCCCGTTCGTTTATTTCTTCCATCAGGTCATCAATCTGATTCAAACTGGGCCGGACATCAATCACAGGATCCAGCAAACCGGTAGGACGGATCACCTGTTCAACGACCTCTCCTTCGCTCTTTTCCAGTTCATAATCAGCAGGTGTGGCACTAACGAAAATAATCTGTCCAACCAGGGATTCAAATTCATCAAACTTCAAAGGGCGGTTATCAACAGCTGCAGGCAGGCGGAAACCATATTCAACCAGGTTCTGCTTGCGCGAACGGTCACCTCCGAACATCGCCCTGATTTGTGATACCGTAACATGGCTCTCATCGATGACGGTCAGAAAATCGTTAGGGAAATAATCGATCAGGCAGAAGGGGCGTGTACCCGGCAGGCGGCCGTCAAAATAACGGGAATAATTTTCAATACCCGGACAATAGCCCAATTCCTGAATCATTTCCAGGTCGTATGTAACCCTATCCTGAATTCGCTTGGCTTCTAAATCCTTTCCGTTTTCCTTAAAGAAGGCAACCTGTTCGTCCCTGTCCTTTTTAATTTGCTCAATAGCATTCTGCATCCGGCTTTTAGTAGTAACGAAAATATTGGCCGGATATATCGAAACCGAATCAGGGGTATCAATAATATTTCCATTGACCGGGTCGAAGGATTCAATTTCTTCCACCTCATCGCCGAAAAATATAAATCTATAGGCATAATCAGTATAGGCCAGAAAAACATCAACGGTATCGCCTTTTACCCTGAAGGTTCCCCGCTTGAAATCAATTTCATTGCGCGAATACATACTGTCCACCAGAAGATGAAGGAATTTATTCCTGGCAATAGTTTGTCCCCGCTCTATACTGATCGTATTGCTGTGAAAATCCTCAGGATTACCAATACCATAAATGCAGGACACGGAAGAAACAACAATTACATCAGTCCTTCCTGAAAGGAGAGCCGAGGTGGCACTCAACCTTAGTTTTTCAATTTCCTCATTGATGGATAAATCCTTTTCTATATAGGTATCAGTAACAGGCAGATACGCCTCGGGCTGATAATAATCGTAATAGGAAACAAAATATTCCACAGCATTTTCAGGAAAAAACTGCCGGAATTCGCTGTAAAGCTGTGCAGCCAATGTTTTGTTATGGCTCAGGATTAAGGTAGGCCTCTGCAATCTTTGGATAACATTGGCAATGGTAAAAGTTTTACCGGAGCCTGTTACCCCAAGCAGGGTATTAAAAGGCTTTCCAGCCCGTATATCTTCTTCAAGCGAAGCGATAGCTTCAGGCTGATCGCCGGTTGGCTGGTAATCGGATACTAAATGAAAAGGCATTGATCTGTTTTTTATCTGATACTCAAAAACAACAAAATTACAATTTTGTTGCAGAGGCTGATAAAAAACCTTTCAAATAGTAAAAAGAACTAGCAAAAAAGAAAAATATGTTTATTTTTACTTTAA
Proteins encoded:
- the uvrB gene encoding excinuclease ABC subunit UvrB, which encodes MPFHLVSDYQPTGDQPEAIASLEEDIRAGKPFNTLLGVTGSGKTFTIANVIQRLQRPTLILSHNKTLAAQLYSEFRQFFPENAVEYFVSYYDYYQPEAYLPVTDTYIEKDLSINEEIEKLRLSATSALLSGRTDVIVVSSVSCIYGIGNPEDFHSNTISIERGQTIARNKFLHLLVDSMYSRNEIDFKRGTFRVKGDTVDVFLAYTDYAYRFIFFGDEVEEIESFDPVNGNIIDTPDSVSIYPANIFVTTKSRMQNAIEQIKKDRDEQVAFFKENGKDLEAKRIQDRVTYDLEMIQELGYCPGIENYSRYFDGRLPGTRPFCLIDYFPNDFLTVIDESHVTVSQIRAMFGGDRSRKQNLVEYGFRLPAAVDNRPLKFDEFESLVGQIIFVSATPADYELEKSEGEVVEQVIRPTGLLDPVIDVRPSLNQIDDLMEEINERARKNERILVTTLTKRMAEELTAYLTRYGVRCRYIHSDVETLDRIDILDSLRNGAFDVLVGVNLLREGLDLPEVSLVAILDADKEGFLRSERSLTQTAGRAARNLNGKVIMYADKITDSMKRTIDETNRRRIKQLAYNEKHHITPTPIIKSSASIMGGMSGKLNNYAYVEPEKADVAADPVVKYMSRDALQKTIEKTKNAMEKEARELNFVEAARLRDEMFDLQKLLNEKNK